From the Cyanobacteria bacterium GSL.Bin1 genome, the window AGCGATGCACCGTCCCATTAATTAAATTGGCCCCAAGCTTAGCGGCGCGGTTTCTTAAAAAGCCGTCCAGGACTTCCCGACGGCACATACCAATATATTCGTCTTCGTTTTCTAAATTAATATCAACCGTGACATTTGAAGGTGAAATCATCTTCATTTTTCTCACCCGACGATCAATAATTTCGGGCGGGAGATCAAATTCACTGACCATGCAGAGGGGAATTGCCCCACCGCAAGGCTTCGCATTGTCCAGTTTCCGTTCAAATAAATACGTTTCGATTCCTGCTTTGGCCAATACTTCTGCCGCAGACGATCCCGCCGGTCCTGATCCGACAACAGCAACCCTTAACACCAAGGTTTATCTCCTCTACTTAGCTATTGAATACTCACCTTTGGCATCGTACCACGCTGTTTTCCGGTGTTCCCCCCCCAACTCTACAATTTAGGAACATTTTGAAACACTCTTTAACACTGCTCAAACAAATCTTCATATTTCCGGATTGGAGACTTCCGGTTCTGCAATTAAGGCTAATTCGACGCAGTCGGGTTGAGGCTGGCTCAGTTTGACTCGGATATTGGGACCAAAAAAGCGCTCGATTTTTTCTTGCTTTTCTTGCCAAGTCTCCCAAGAGACAAGAGAGGATTCAAACTCTAAAATTAGGGCATAAGCGCCATCAATTGCTTCTTCGCGCAGTCCGGTTAAAATGGGTCGTTCTTCATCGGTTGGGCTGAGTCCGAGGCGTTCTAACGATTCTTCAAGATGCACTTGCTGTCCGTAGCGATAACGGGTAACATCTTTGCGAATTTGATTTTGGGTGGGGGTGGCTTGTTCTTCCCGTAATTTAACCACCTCTGGCGGTGTTTCTTTCGTATAAGGAGTTGGCTTTAATTCCGCTGCCTTGAGGGCGAGTCCGCCTAAAAAAAGGGGAATCCCGTAAAAAAAACCGGCTAAATTGAGAGTGGCATTCCCCGCACCGTAAGCGATAAAGCCCATGATCGCCAGCGTTCCCCCAACAATCATTCCCCATTTTCCTAAAGAGATTTGACCGAGCATCTTGACATTATGGTGTATTGAGCATTTATAGTCTATCGTAGAGCTACGCCAGGAAGATCATAATTTGGGGTTATGGATAAACAAACGCTCATTGAACGAATTCGTAGAATTGAAAGCAAGCGTGAGGTTTTGGTTGACCTAATGGAGCAACCTAACATCGGTAATTTACGTTTAGATGTCAATCAAGCTTTAGAAGAATTAGACGATTTACTCGAAGAATTCAAAGCCACGTTTCCCGAAGCACAATAAAATTAATGGTTATGTCCCAGTTGCTTGATGAGATCAACTAACTCTTCGGTGGATGTTTCTTTCGTGCAGAAGGCATCAATTGGAGCGGATTGGGACATTGCCTCAGTTTGTGCATCTTCGAGGGAGGAGTAGGCAATAATCTGCGCCGTTGAGTATTCTTGCTTAATGGCAGTTGATGCTTGCAAGCCATCCATGACTGGCATTTGTAAATCCATCACCAACACATCGGGAGCGTGTTTTATTGCCATCTCTAGGGCTTCTTTCCCATTACAAGCGGTTCCAACAAGGGTGATTGCCTGTCGGGTCGATAAGACAATTTGCAAAGCGTAGCGAGTTAACTCGTGGTCGTCAGCGATCAGGACACGTAAGGTTTTTTGCTGTGTGGCTGGTTTACTCAAGGCTCACTGGGGGTCACTTAACTTCTAATCATTATGCATTCTAGGCTGGTTTACTGTCACTTTTCCTCTGTCATTCGAGAGAAGTCTTTCCTGATAGTTTCAACAGTCATTTCTTCAGATCGAAGTTAACAGAGGAGGGATAGGCTATTCTCGATAGTTAGCATTGAGATAAGTATAGTTTCCTAGCCCTTGCTGATAATTATTGAGTAAACGACGTGACTCAGGGAGGGAAATTAAGTTTTTTTCTAAGGCTTGTTCGGTATGACGGCGGAGATTTTCCAGTAATTCTTCGCTAGAGTATTGGGTTTGGGCGAGGACTTCAGTAATGGTATCGCCACGGACAAACTGTTCAATTTTGTAGCCTTTGGGATGGGTGCGAATATGCACGACATTGGTATCGCCAAAGAGATTATGGAGGTTCCCCATAATTTCTTGATACGCCCCAACTAAAAACATGCCTAAGTAATAAGGTTGATTTTCAGTTAAGGGATGAAGTTCTAAAAAGTCTTTCGGCTTTTGTCCTTTGGGGTTAATAAAGTGACTAATTTTACCGTCACTATCACAGGTTAAATCAGCTAAAATAGCACGCTTGCTAGGAACTTCATGCAAGCGATGAATGGGCATAATCGGAAAGAGTTGATCAATGGCCCAATGATCAGGCGTAGATTGAAAAACGGAGAGATTAATGTAATAGATGGCAGTGAGAATATTGGCAATTGATTGCAATTCCTCACTTACGGTTTCTTGATGTTTAATAATTTCAAAAACTTTGGCACAACACGCCCAATACAGTTGTTCTGCTCTTGCTCGTTCTTGTAAAGTTAAGTAGCTAAAATTAAATAAACCAATGGCTTCTTGTTTGAATTGAATGGCGTCGTGATAGTGTTCTTGGTAATTTTCGTCGTTAATCAGTGCATAAGTTTCCCAAAGATTGCGAATAATTAAATGTTCTTCTTCTTCGATCACCGGTGGTGGGGTGATGGGCGGTTCATTACTGCCTAAAACATCAAAAATGAGCACCCCTTGATGTGACGCGATCGCGCGACCGCTTTCACTAATTAGGGTGGGAACCGCAATCTCTGCTTGGTCACAAGCTTCTTTGACTTCCGCGACAATATCATTGGCATAGTTTTGCATATTGTAGTTTTTGGAAGCATTATTTTTATTGGTTTTTGACCCGTCGTAGTCAACGGCTAAGCCGCCCCCAACATCGAGATACTTTAAATTTCCGCCTAAAGCAGTGAGTTCAGCGTAAATTTGGGCGGCTTCGCGAATCGCTTCTTTAATCACGCGAATGGAAGAAACTTGCGACCCCACATGAAAATGAAGGAGTTGTAAACTGTCTAATTGGTTGTAAGCTTTGAGGGTTTCGACCGCTTGTAAGATCTGCCAAATCGTTAAGCCAAACTTAGCGCGATCGCCAGTGGAAACGCCCCAGCGTCCTGTTCCCCGCGTTCCCAATTTGGCTCGGATACCAATCACCGGAGAAATGGCTAATTCTTCACTAATTTCTTGGATCAGTTCCAATTCTTCTAACTGTTCGACAACAATAATCGTTTGATAGCCTAAGCGCCGAGAGAGTAATGCTGTTTCGATATACTCACGGTCTTTATAACCATTACAGATTAAGAGGGATGCTTGTTCTTGCTTGGGGCTAGTGGGTAAGGGATTCAGCGTCGCTAAGGCAATCATTAATTCCGGCTTTGATCCCACTTCTAATCCCAGTTGGTGTTTGTTTCCGCATTCGACTAATGATTCGACCAAATGGCGATGTTGGTTACATTTAATCGGAAATACACCACGATAACTTCCGGGATAGTTGTAGCGAGAAATAGCGCGATCAAAACAGGCATAAAGTCGTTCCACGCGATCGGCTAGAATTTCCGGAAAGCGAATGAGAATGGGCAGCCCGATGTTACGTTTTCTCAGGGCAGTGACCAGTTCATATAAATCTAGAGAAGTACCACGATCGCCCTGTGGGGAAACTGTGATATGTCCAGCACGATTGATGGAAAAATAGGGGTCGCCCCAGCCTTGAATTTGATAAATTTGTTCACTCTCTTCGATGGTCCATTCAGGTTGATTTGATTCATTTTTCTCTGAGTTGACACTCCCTTCCAGTGAAGAAAAAGACTGGGGTTGAACAGACATAGCAATGAGTAATGCTTCGTTAACAATTATCTAATATAACGCCAGTTCAGGATACACTAATAAAATTCACCGATGCACGGGAGGCACACGCTCTACCCAAAGAGTGAGCATTGATGAGGAAGAGTGCGTTTAAGTAAGGGGGACTCTGCGAGAAGCCGCTTTGCGCCAATGATGTCAATTCTTTTCAGGATAGTTGCTCTATGAGAGCGCGATCGCGCCGAACTCAATTAGGCATTTACTCGAACTCCTAACTGAATCAGTTCTATATGAACTACACGCAATCCGCCTTCGCCTGAGATTGCGGTTTCTGACGCTTCCTTGCGGTTTCCCGCTAAGGTGCGCTTTCCAATGCGGAGGAAACCTCCGCTTGGGTCGCACCTCTTTTCGCCCCTAGTTGCCTCATGCTTCCGCAGGAGGTAGAGCTAGATGACTCTGCGTCTGACGAGGCACGTCCCGCACCCCGTAACGCCGCCTCAAGCATAACTTGAGATGCGTTTTATATCACGATCTTCGGAATGACCACAATGCTGGCAGTTGTGAACTCGGTCATTTAGGGTCTTTTTGGTGAGCTTCCAACACTTAACACAGCGTTGAGTGGGTTTAACCGTTCGAGTTGGGATTTCGGTGTAGACACCACCAGCTTCCTCAACCTTATATTTGATGTTGTCTTTGTCTTTGGTCATTCCAATGGCAACATCAAGCAGAGAACGATTGAGACCAGTTTTCTGTTTTTTACCCTTGCTTTTAGCCTTGCGGGTCATCCCTTTCAGATTAAGTTTTTCTGTAGCAACCAAGCTATTATCGCTAACTATTTGTGCTGCTACTTGATGTGACCAATCCTGTCTTTGATTAGAAACTCTACGCTTAACCTTGCTGATCTGCTTTTGATGCTTCTTCCATCTCCGTGATGCTCTGAGCTTTCCTTTTTCTGGACGACGTTTTCGTCGGAGCTTTTTAGAAAGTTGATTGACTTGCTCTTGAGCTTTGGCTTGAAACTTTGGGGCTTCTATCAACTCACCGTTAGAAGTAGCAACTGCTACCTTACACCCAAAATCCAAACCGATTGCTCCTTTTCCTGTTGCCCTCGTTGGTTCGCACTTAACTGTAATCGAGGCAGACCAGTCTTTTCCATCCCAAAAGATGGTACAAGTATTAGCAGTCCCCCAAGTTCTTGCTTGACCTCGCATTTTGATTTTTAATCCCAAGTCTTTGAGCTGAAGATAGCCATTTTTGCCATCAGAATCAGCTTTCCAACCTGCCTGGTCTGGATAGGTCCAGCCCCGATAGTTTCTTCTTTTCTTGAATCGAGGAGACTTCCCTAATCCTTTGAAAAAGCAAGGTAAGTTTCTTTCCTCTGTTTGACCAACGGTCAAAGCAGGCGCCTTCCGTTTTCCGAAGGCGTAATCTTTGACCTCCGCAACCGATTTAAGATCAAAGTAGAGCGTTTCTATGGGAGGGCGGGGATGACACACCGTATCGTTCTGATTGCTGGCTTTGAATCATTCAATGCTAATTTGTATCGGGAAGCAGCAAAAGTTGCTCAGCAACAATGTCCTGAGTTAGAAATTTTTGTCTTTAGTAATCGTGATTTAGCCAATTCTCC encodes:
- a CDS encoding DUF2854 domain-containing protein — protein: MLGQISLGKWGMIVGGTLAIMGFIAYGAGNATLNLAGFFYGIPLFLGGLALKAAELKPTPYTKETPPEVVKLREEQATPTQNQIRKDVTRYRYGQQVHLEESLERLGLSPTDEERPILTGLREEAIDGAYALILEFESSLVSWETWQEKQEKIERFFGPNIRVKLSQPQPDCVELALIAEPEVSNPEI
- a CDS encoding response regulator; amino-acid sequence: MSKPATQQKTLRVLIADDHELTRYALQIVLSTRQAITLVGTACNGKEALEMAIKHAPDVLVMDLQMPVMDGLQASTAIKQEYSTAQIIAYSSLEDAQTEAMSQSAPIDAFCTKETSTEELVDLIKQLGHNH
- the speA gene encoding biosynthetic arginine decarboxylase, yielding MSVQPQSFSSLEGSVNSEKNESNQPEWTIEESEQIYQIQGWGDPYFSINRAGHITVSPQGDRGTSLDLYELVTALRKRNIGLPILIRFPEILADRVERLYACFDRAISRYNYPGSYRGVFPIKCNQHRHLVESLVECGNKHQLGLEVGSKPELMIALATLNPLPTSPKQEQASLLICNGYKDREYIETALLSRRLGYQTIIVVEQLEELELIQEISEELAISPVIGIRAKLGTRGTGRWGVSTGDRAKFGLTIWQILQAVETLKAYNQLDSLQLLHFHVGSQVSSIRVIKEAIREAAQIYAELTALGGNLKYLDVGGGLAVDYDGSKTNKNNASKNYNMQNYANDIVAEVKEACDQAEIAVPTLISESGRAIASHQGVLIFDVLGSNEPPITPPPVIEEEEHLIIRNLWETYALINDENYQEHYHDAIQFKQEAIGLFNFSYLTLQERARAEQLYWACCAKVFEIIKHQETVSEELQSIANILTAIYYINLSVFQSTPDHWAIDQLFPIMPIHRLHEVPSKRAILADLTCDSDGKISHFINPKGQKPKDFLELHPLTENQPYYLGMFLVGAYQEIMGNLHNLFGDTNVVHIRTHPKGYKIEQFVRGDTITEVLAQTQYSSEELLENLRRHTEQALEKNLISLPESRRLLNNYQQGLGNYTYLNANYRE